The region CAATTTTGTAATTTTACCTATAAGGAAACAGGTCCAAACTGAATGTGATTACCTCTAGATTGCAAACAACTCCTTGGTGGATGAAGTGGTGCTAGTGACCTCAGgggttcttgttttttttttttttaatttatttttaattggaggatgatcactttacaatactgtgttggtttctgccatccatcaacatgaatcagccataggtacacacatgtcccctcctcccacctcccaccccatcccacccctccaggttgtcacagagaatCAGCTTGAGCTCCCAGAGTCACAGAattcctactagctatctatcttacatatggtaatgcgtATGTTTCTACGAGGGGTTCTTGTTAACCTCAACTCTGGCATAATTCAGATGTTGCTGCTTTTCTTGTTTCAAAGGGGAAAAGACTGAGGCACTGTGTCTTTGAACCGTTCACAGCCAGCCAAGTGTTTGGAATCAGCAGGCTCTTCCATTCTGACTGTTCTGTCTATGGATTGTTAAGATGTGAGGATGAGGCTGCTGCTAGGAGAGGATTGTGGGCCAGGGGAAAGGTTGtttggtttagttttttttttctcatgtcagTCTTGCTAGAATGTCGCTTTATACTGGAAATGTCCATCAGCCCAGAAACAAGATGTATGATAAACTCTTTATGGAAAATGTAGACCAGATCAGTCTTTACCATCTTGTAAGTCATCCCAGGGTCCCAAGGACCCACAGAGTGCCAGCAAGGGTCAGAATTGTCCCCTGGGGGGATTCCCCCAGAGGGCTGTTTTCCTTCCAACTCTCTTGGATTTCTACTCATCCTTACCCCCACAAGTATTCTTGGCTAATGGttcctcctttctttttggactttctcagaaaatatttgaaatgactTTGGGTGCTGAAATGAAACTGTATTTTCTACTGTCAAttacatcccctggaggaggacatggcaacccactccagtattcttgcctggagaatcccgtggacagagaagcctggtgggctacagcccatggggttataaagagtcagacatgactgagtgactaaacataatATCAATTAACACCTACCATCATGAAAGTTATTTAATACCAAAAATCGTAGGGAAGTTTTAACTTGAGAAAGGAGGGCTCTTGCCAAGAAAGGACACTTTCTTGATTCTGCTTGATGTTACTTTTGTTCGTTTGGTGGGGGATCGGTAATAACCTCTGGCCTTGGCAGTGTCCTGGGCCACAGGCTCCTTGGTTTCTGTAGCTTCTGCCTCATTACCCAGAAGACACCCGTGGCACCATCAGAAATAAGGATTAGAGGGCATTTTAGTTTTACTCTAAGGCAGGTAAGCTAAGACTGGGGGTGTCCTTACTCAGCCTTGCTTCCCACTGACATTTACATTGTCCCAAATGAGACAGGGACAGGCCAAAACAGTCAGATTCACTCACCACATAAAAAGCAAGCATGTTTCCCATTTGTTTAAGAAAACTAAGCTCCACGGGGGCATTTCCCAACCAGATGCAACCAGAGCAACAGCAGCGGTGATGCCAGGGATGGGAGGCAGCCAGGCCACAGGTGGTAACAAGCCGCTGGTAAATGGACATAGAAGACCCCGTATCTGGCATGATTGAAAAAATGGGGTGTATTTTCTAATCCAATATTCTCATGTTAAAATGTTtacatgatacatttttaaaaattagggtacAATAAAGTTGCAACTTTGAGATGATTTCTTCTTTggcatataaataatttttatcagtAAAGCTAAAAATAGCCATTAACGGGACTGAAAGAAGCTGTGTAGGATGTCAGAAAAGCAGCAGATTTGGAAATGGAAAATAGGGCTTTGAAGGGAGGGTCTACAACTTCTAAAGTGAGGACAGTCATGTCACTGAGTGCCACAACTTTTAAAGAatggtttattatttatttggccatgcagGACCTTTagcagtggcatgtgggatacaGTTCCCAACTGCGGACTGAACCAGGGACCCAtgtattggaagtgcagagtcatagcccctggacccccagggaagtcccaagcgcCACAACTCTGAAGGCAGGTTAACCCACGTTGGAATATCAGCTCTGCCATCAACACCCTTTAGCCCTCCAGGgcctgtttccttatttttcatggGGGTGGTAGTCTATGATCAGGGTGGGCCTCCTAGCGTGTTTCTCTACAGGAATGAAGCTTCTGTTCATCCACCAGACAGGGTTCGGGTCTGTGGAGGTCTTTACCACGGCCAAGGCTGCCAGCGGGGTCGGTGTCTCCGTCTCCCTTTCTATCCTCTGATACACACGAGCAGGGCCCCCCACATGCTAAGGAAcacagcccaccccacccctataGTTTTATGTCAATGAGCCACGAACAAACCATACACAGAGAgaggcttctttttttcttcaatttaattgaAGTTACTTAGAAAAATAATCAGGCTTGAATGGCTTTTCCTGGAAGAAGGTTCACGAACATTTTCACGCTTTTGTTGGCAATGTGGAATTCAGCTTTCTTGAACAGAACAGTAAATACAGGGAGAGTTTTCTACAAGCCCTCTACTGCATAcaactatgtaaaaaaaaaaaaaatcacactccaCAAAGATGTTAAATTATAAGTCCATACGCCATACTGAGCATGCTCATAAGAAAACAGTACGGGCCGTCCCTTCTGTGCCTGACAAAGTGTAACAGGCTGAAATTCGCCTGTTATTGGCCGAGGGTCAAGCTGGTTATAGAAGATCCTGCCGCCTGTTCGTAGGGTCCACTTGGCTGTGATGGAAAAAAGCTGGAGGAAATACTGGCTGTGGGGACTTTGCGGGAGTGATGAGGTCAGTCCTGCTGACACAAAGGGGAAAGGGACTCTGGTCCCCAGGATCGCACAGAACAGGGCAGCTGAGATCACGTGTGTGTTTGTGGAGGGGAGGGCCGGGCTGTGAGGCATCTGCACTGAGCCCCACTCACCAGGGACACAGTCCCTCAGTATCTGGCTAGCTTAGCATCAGGACTTTAGCGATCACTAGCTCAGCACTGGTCCAGACCCCACCAGCTAAGGAAGCTGCGGACTCACTTTTGTTTTGGGCATTTTCTACCAGCAGGGATTGGACCCTGGTGCTTCCACACCTTTGCCACCAGGACACTGGTCTGATGAAGTTTCCTCTGTCCACTGCCATCCTATGTCATCCGCGTGAACAGGCAAGACAGTGAAACTCAGCTGGTGGACAGGTGGGAAGGAAGGTTTCCCTCTGAGACACCACAGGTCAGCAGACTATCCTTTTTCCCAGACCAGctggggaggcagagatgggagagggTCTGGAGCAGCTGCAGAAATTCAAACCCCGTGGCTAACAGAGTTGTCCAACCAAAGGGACAGGTTAAGCAGGAAAGTCCTTGTAAATGCTTCTCTGTACCTGGTTTTGAGAACAAGGCAGCACCTTTGAAAAGTCGCTGGGAGATGGGACACCTGCCTGTACTTTTCTCCAGCTAAGCATGCAATAGAAAGCatgttcagttttcttaaaaaaaaaaaggaacaaaagaaccCAGAACTTTCATTTTCTAGGCACATTTTCACCTATGGATTCTTTTTAACCAAGGACACAGAGTTCTTTCTACATTCTGCAAAAACAGTtgaatctattatttttttaagtttttatggcATTAGAAAATAAACTATGGACACACAACACGAGGAGAAAGAGCCCTTCGTGGTCGAACCACACTGCCATACAGTCCTGAAGGACACTCTTTCTCACTAGAGGGAGAAGACGGATGAAAGAAGGCATCGTAGCTGATCAAAAATGGACgagacacagaaacacaaagccTGGGAAATCTATGTgaatttccacttaaaaaaacaaaaaggacatAGTGAACATTTCCAAACTGTAGAACTGAAGAAGCACTCGTTAAGAGTTGAGCAGTCAGCTTGCACTGAGCAATCTTAAGCTAGACTGCTGGGGGTCTCTCTGAGGCTCTGTaccccctccttcctttctgtccACATCACCCAAGATTTCTCTTCTCCCTGCAGCAGGGAGGGAACTGTGGCCCATGTAATACCCAGAATCAGAACCATTGCACTTAAGCGAAAACTGAATTCATTTGGTAAACGATCTTCACTGCTATCATAAATCAGGTGGGCACAGTGATGGTGGTTTATTGTTGCTGTGTTTTGGATATTTTTGGAGGGGCGGGGTGAGGGAAGCAGTTTTTATCCTAGAAGACCTCAGATGTGCTAAAATGACTTAACCAAAGCCTACAGAGTGTGATGCTAGCTCTGTGAGATAGCCTTTAAAATAGAGCATCCTGCTCATGGAAGGTCAGGATATGCCACGGACTTGATCAGTGATGCTCCTGGGGACTCACAACACACAGCACACAATCAAGGCTCTGAAAAGTCctgcagaaaagaaaatggacttCGCTTTGTTTCCCAGAGACACCTGACCACAAAACCCTTATTTTGCATCACACCAACTTGTGTCTGAGGAGAACCTGTGTTCTCTGAAGCACGTTATCAGGAAACGCCAAACCTCTTTCATTAGTAGAAGCTTTGTCTCTGAGGACAGTTTCCTCTGCTTGGTCATAGGGTCCAGGGATAATAATACCAGAGAGAGCTGAAGTCTGTCACTCTACTTGCATACATCTCTGTCCATCAAGGGTATGGTCACTGTGCCCTTcacaaaggggaaagagagcTTGGAAGAAGGTATACGACATTTTATAAATAGCTTCGGCCACCCTCTCCACTGCATGCCTCACTCACTGAGCTGGCTGTGAGCTTGCTGATACAGTTTTAATAGTTTCTGtgaataaattattcattttttgtttgtttagaatACTCTCACCTCTGTGCTATACACTgagtcaaagaaacaaaaagcaaaacttgcccccccaccccctattattagaactattattattattatatacagTCTCTGCTACCAACTCATTCACTGGCTGTAAGAGGGAGGTGGCTCAAACTTCAACCATGGCCTCAGAAATGAGAAGCGTGTGCAAGCGTTAATTAGCCAGGAACAGGAAATGGACTGTTTCCCGCCTTCCAGAGGGAAGGGGCGTGGATTACCATCCCAGAGGCGGTCCTTGCGGCTCACTGCTGGTGGTCCCAGAGGCGATGATGGtctcttggcctctggaggacaCGGGGGAGGCTATGCCTGTGCCTGTGTGTATAAACAGTGTGCCTCTGATCTCCACCAGGAGTAGAAATGCCAGGCCATTGCAAATCCTCTGATGTCGGAGTCCCGCCACaaaatttcaatcttttttaCATGGCAAAGTGTAGAAAACAACACTTCTGGGTGGAGACCTGAATGCTCGGCTGGAAATGACAGGAGGAGGCAGTGGGCGAATATCTCCTTTTCCCTCACcaaggcagacatcactaatcagtCACAGCATTCTTCTATGCCATGCCTGGCAAATCTCTTCTGGGGCTTAAAGGCAAATATTACCAATAAACTGGAATGGGCACATGACAGGGAATTGGTCACCTCTTGTGTTGGGCAAAGAGCTTGGACTATTCATTAAGTGGCCTGCTTCAAGCATGTGGTTTTCAaactggaccataaaaaatgcaaatctgtAGGGATCCGATCCTCCTGGGGTTGTTCATGAAGCGTCCAAACCTCACATTAAGTCCACGGATACCAGGGGTTTGCTAATTGTTGAGCTGGATACTCTGTGTCTATGTAAAGCTTCTTGAGGGCTGAGACTATTGGTTTTGTTCAATGCTCTACCCACAGGGTCTAGAATTAGGCCTAGCAcatagtagttgctcaataaatacttgttgaatgtaAAGCAACAGCCACTTCACCCTCATCACAACTGGCACTGCCAGTTACAAATGTCTGTACAAAAGCCTACTACCAGATTGCTAATTctggtggggggaaaaaagccacAATCAGCTCTCTccttgggattaaaaaaaaaaatcactttagcaTGACATGACTGAAATCAGTTTTGGAATCAGTCCCTTGCAAAGGTGTCTCTATTTATTTCCAGCAGAATTTTAAGAATGGTGGCATCAATGGACAGCACAATGGTTATCACAGTGACTCTGAGCGGTTAGTAAGGAGAACATTCATGCCCCTGCAGGAGCTGTTTGCAagcacaaaatgaaaacatagatTTCTTCGGAAAAGACATTAAAATCTTGTTGCCCCCCACAAAGAAATCTATACAGAGACCAGGtttaaataactataaataacTTAATTAGCATTTATGGAATGCACAATTCATGGAATTCACCAGAACACAAAGAAACCTCTGAGACAGTGTTGTGGGATTCACGTCTAAAAAAACAAGGACACCCATCCTAGTCCCCTGCCAAGACAGCCGTCCTTCCCTAGTAaggattttaaataattctcACCATGCTGCTCGCAGCATCAATCCccaaagaaatattaatttacaaaataaccCAATATCCATATAATTctttttgacaaataaaaatcttaaattaaaaaaagcacgattctctctcccctctccccacccacaccctcccccccccaccttcATTCCAATTTCAGGTAGCTTGGCACTGAGtaattgaacattaaaaaatcGAGTTTGTAGACTTCGTACAGCTGCGTCTGGTGCTCCGAGCTGATGTTCTGGAAGAACTCTGTGGTCATTTCATCAGTAGTTCTCGTGGACTTGGCGTAGGTGGGGAACTTCAGGTAGCTGCCCACGCCCGCCAGCTGCAGGACGTAATTGGAATCCTCCTCCAGCGTCTCGTACTTGCCCACGAGGTCGTAGTGGATGTGGCACGGGTGGCACAGGGAGTAGACCGTCTGCCAGTGTTCGTTGAAGGGCTCCTCGCGCTGGGTGTGCGGGTCGATGAGATAGGCCACGAACTCCTCGAACTTGACGTCGTCGCCCTTGCGCAGGGCCTCCTGCGTGGCGTTCTTGCGCTGCCGCTTGATGATCTTCGTGCCGTAGCGCTTGTGGAAGGAGGTGTTGTACTTCTGCGTGAACTTGTTCCGGTAGGCGGACACCAGCCTCTCGAAGGGTTCCCGCACGAACAGGAACTTCATGTAGCTTTTCAAGCGGTGGTTGATCTCGGGGATGCTGTACTGGTTGAGGGTCTTCAGGTTGGCCGAGACGTGCGCCTCGTTGGCCGGGATCTCCATGGGGTCGCTGTACTTGCCCCGGCCGGTCAGGACCATCATGAGGCGCTTCCAGTTGGTGCACGCCACCTTGGGCACGTAGCAGTAGATGAGCTCGTGGTCCTCATCCACCACCAGGTGCTTCAGGTCGTTGGGGGTCAGCACCCGCCGCTTGCGGCTCACGGCGCTGTTGGCCCGGCAGGTGTCGGTGACCTGGTCCCGCCGCATCTGGTGCAGGACCGCCGTGTTGGAGAGCTCCAACTGCAGGGGAGACAAAGGAGGGGTAAGAAATCAGTACGTGGTGTGGGATGTGGATACGGGACCACCGTCCACAGCCACGATGGCCAACGCAGGCGACCAAGGCTGCACTGCCAACCCAGATGGCCTGAACCATCTCCAGTTCTCTGACAGCCGTCAGGGATGTTCTGGTTCTCCGTTCCACTGTCCTTCCTCTGCAGAGTAATAATAATGACCAACTCTAGCTTGCCCATCACCCTCTACACCCCAGGCGTTGTACCAGAGCTCCATAtatagagtttttcttttcttgtaaagcTTGAACCATTATTGATTTATAGAACAACATCAAATAGCCTGCCACCATGCCAGGTAACATGCTGCTAGTCACCAGAGTTGCAGTAATGAGAAAGTGCAACAAGGTAACTGCCCTGATGGAGCTGAAAGTCCAgctgcaaagaaaaggaaacagattcaAAGAGATTGTTTCCAGCTTGAAACCACACAGTAAGAGAGTCAgtattcaaactcaggtctgcctGGCAACCAAAGCTACCCACTTTCCACTCGAATCTGATGTCCAGTCCTCCCATATTCTTGACTAAAGCAGGACAGAAGCCTAGAGTTCTGGAATTGGATTGACCTATCTCAAAGCAAGGGGATCCAATTTTTCTACGAGCCTATCACTGTGTACACCTGTAGCTTTTCGCTACCTCAGTACCAGTGCCTTGATTCTCCTCTGGGAACCTGCTTTCCTTCATTCTCTGCTCCCTGCCCTTTCAGCTGCTGAGCTGAGAGAATGCAGCCTGGAGCTTGGGGACAGAGAGGAGGGCTACCATGCAGGGAGCACTAGACTGGAAATGAAGGGAACCGAGGAAAGATGAGCAGAAAGACAAGGGGATGTATTTCCAGTGACATCATCTGAATGCCCAGGTCCATGTGTTGTTGAAACCAGACCCCCAAGTTCTGGGCTTTTGGGTTACATTAGTCAGTATATTTGCTTTGGTGCATAAGGCAGTCTGTCTGAGTTACATCATTTGAAAGCAAATTATGTGGGCATTTACATGTATTACCTTTGATCTTTTCCTCTCTGCCACATTCATCTATTGAGCCACCGATCCATCCACTCAAATCTATGTTGTGAGGTCTGCCCCCTCCAGGCTGGACTGGGGGTGGTCTAGAGTTGGGAATGCAGAGGGATCAGGGAACTCCCTCCTCTAAACTGAATCAGTAGAGCCAAGGGCCTGAGTTGCATACAAGAAGCTGACCTTGCATTTCCAACTCTGAACCATAGTCTGTACAATTCATTTTAGAACATGCATGGGGCAATTGGGAAGGGCTTATATTagggacctcagaatgtgaccttatttggaaatacgtttttaaaaaaatacttatttggctgcatcaggtcttagttgtggcacttgggatcccTTCACTTCccggatctttagttgtggcaggcgtgtgcgctaaatcacttcagtcatgtctgactctttgcgaccctatggactgtagcccaccaggctcctctgtccacgggattcttcaggcaagaatgctggggtgtgttgccattcccttctccaaggggatattcccaacccaaggattgaacccatgtctcttatctcctgcatagggttctttaccactagtcccacctgggaagcccagttgcgGAAACTCATAgttgtagtatgtgggatctagttccctaactggggattgaacctgaggcccctgcattgggagtgtgtagtcttaaccagtggatcaccaggggagttcctggtttgtttgttttttttagatgCAATTCAACTGAAGTCACACTGAGTTAAGATGGTTTCTAGTCCAATGACTAGTGTCCTTACAAGGAGAGAATGCAGAGActcaaagacacagagagaaggccatgtgacggcagaggcagaggctggagtgatGCTTCTACTAGCTAAGAGATGCTCAGGATTGGCAGCCACAACCGGAAGCAGGTGAGGGAAAGGAAGGGTGTACCCTAGAGCCATCAGAGAGGacggccctgctgacaccttgattttaaaattctagcctccagagctgtaaCAGAATAAATTCCTGTTACTTTTAGCCAGCGAATTTGTGctactttgttatggcagtcttAGGGAATTAATACAGGAGCCAAGCCTTCAGCCTAGGACTTTGAGCgaattgatataaaatataagTGTATAAGAGTGGGCAATGTTATACATGATCATATTTTTATATCGAAGACTAGGGAAAGAGTGTTAGAGCACTGAGTAGAAAGTGGGTGAGATCTGAAATCAGAAGACCTATGCAAGACCCTTAACTTTTCAAGCCTCGGTTCTATTATTTGCAAAATCGGAACGCTGTACCCTGCAGGGATGCTGATTAAATCCAACAAAGTATGGTTCAGCATTTAGAAAATAAGATCAGGTCTAGTTCAGGTACAAGGTATGGTACCCAGGGGCAATTCATTctttatgaaagaagaaaaaaattaaaaatacgaGGCCTGAAATTTCAAATACAAATTTCACCAGCTCTATGATTTTTGTTGCAGGTCAACCCTAGGTCATGAAGttcaattcatatttattttgaacAGTAAAACTCTGACTTTTGCAATATCCTGACTTCTGAGCAGATGTATTCATCACCTTAGGAAGAGCATTCAtgccacttaaaaaaacaaatagaactgttctaaaagaaatagaaggaaaaggagggggaaagggtGCGTCAATTTTGTCCATTTAAATCACTATTGGACAGGTTTGAAGGCAATGAATGGCCAAATGAGCGGAGAAACAGGGGGACTTCCTACTTTCCCCTCAGTTGTTTTCAGTTGGAGACAATTTTATGGCTGGCTGCCTCCCCAGGAAGCCTGCACTCAGGACCACAAAGCCATGAAAAATGGAAACTATACCATGGCGTCGCTTTACGTCCAGttgcagagacagaaaataactcAAAGGGGCTTTGAAACGTGGTATTTGCGgtttctctcttttccatttccttctcctccacagCAGTCTAGGTGGCAAACGGCGCACCTGCTGCAGTGAGGCAGGGCCGTTCCCCTCGGAGGACTCGGGGCGCAGGTCAAGAGAGTAAGTACTCTCAGTCCTGAGACACAGTCGCAACTGCTTCTCAGAGGAGAAAACTCACTTAGGCCTGtagtgttgaatttttaaaataaaatgtttggttttatttaaacTTTGTAAATGCATGGCTGCGCTGGGTGGTCGTGGCTGAGCTCGGTTCTCACCCGTTGTGATGGGTGCTCTGTAGCTGTGGCGCGGGCGTCTCACTGCAgctttctcattgcagagcacggACCCGGCAGTTGTGGCGCCCAGGCCTGGTTGCCCTGTGGctcctgggatcttcccggaccagggatcaaacccgtgtccctgcaTTAGTGGCAGatgctcaaccactggaccaccagagaggttCTTAACttcttatttgaaaatgatttcagGCTAGCGTAGATTTATTAAGAGtataatgtataatttattaaaaGTATAATGGTACTAAAGTATGCACGATTATAAAAGTAGGTAGACGAGACCAAACGTTCAAATGAACATTAACCTGACGGATGATGACGTGTTACTGGAACCAAGCCCTGCTTGACACATACAAGGTACTTGCTGTCTGTGCTGGGACAGAATCTCTGCAGCGTGGCATCCCTCCTCTATATGCCAGTCAATTCTCCCACCACTTTCTCCTTTCTAGTTACTATAAATTCCAGCACCCTGTAATATCACTTGACCTTTACTTGGTCCAAAtacatcatttatatattttctgtctctgcccATTTCTAATGAGCCCAAGACAATAAAAATGGAGCTACACAGGACCACCAAGGTCATCAATGAACACACGTGCCATAATTTCACATGGTAGGACTAGGTAAGCAGGGGTGGCCCAGGGATAATCCAGAAATGCTTTAACTttctcaaaaatacaaataagagtacaaaaaaaatttaaattaatcctTAGAACTTGGATCCCTGGGAGCTCTATCTGTGGACCCCTTGAACCTTTGTTTAAGAAACCTGGATTAAGGAGAGCCCTGGACgggtcagagggaggagaggaatgCTTTGCCATCAAGGTCAGGACGGAGCAGGAGAGATTTCGGATGGTGGCCTGGGCTGTTGCAGTTATCTCCACACTTGTTAGCAGGACCAACAGCAGGTTAGAAGTTGTAATCAGATAAACCACTGTTTCTAACCTTAAAGAAAATGCAGGTCTGGTTATGTCATTTCCACACTTGTCCCTAAGCAGTTTCACAAGAGCTTTTGTAACGGTCCCAACTCTTCAGCAACTAATAACATTCTCTGAATATCAGTTTGGGATCTAGTCAAGGGACCTACAGCTCTGGGACATCAGGAAAATGAGGGAGTAAACAGCACTCTTTGGGGGAACAGTTCACTCCCTTGTCACAGACAGAAAACATGTGTCTTCTCCAACCATGTTTTATCAATTTTACAAAGAGGGTTTGTTGTGCTGATAATTATCTGAGCTGCGAGATCAATCTCTCGCTCTTTAACTCCCTTTATCTcccctctttgtttttcttttctcaaaagtaTTTGTAGAGACCATAGCAAAGGACAAATGTGTGGTATAAaattgaaataggaaaaaaagagggcTGTGATTAAGGATCTCCTTTGGTGGTGGGCTTCCTAGTAGCAGGGACGAAATGGGAAATGTGATTAAATCTCATTGCTTTTATTCTCAGAAGAAACATTCCAACTGTTTAGGGCAGAAAATGTACACAatctttcttaatttgtttttggctctgctgggtcttcactgctgctcgggcttttctctagttgcagggcgcAGGGGCTGCTTTTTagctgcacaggcttctcattgcagtggcttctctcattgtggcgtatgggctccagggcacaaaGGCTTCcgtagttgtagcacgtgggctcagcagttgaagctcctgggctttagagcacaaACTTAAAggttgtggctcatgggtttacttctctgcagcctgtgggatcttcctcgaccagggattgaacctgcgcct is a window of Odocoileus virginianus isolate 20LAN1187 ecotype Illinois chromosome 23, Ovbor_1.2, whole genome shotgun sequence DNA encoding:
- the CHST11 gene encoding carbohydrate sulfotransferase 11 isoform X2, whose amino-acid sequence is MKPALLEVMRMNRICRMVLATCLGSFILVIFYFQIMRRNPFGVDICCRKGSRSPLQELYNPTQRSLERVSPPWLELSNTAVLHQMRRDQVTDTCRANSAVSRKRRVLTPNDLKHLVVDEDHELIYCYVPKVACTNWKRLMMVLTGRGKYSDPMEIPANEAHVSANLKTLNQYSIPEINHRLKSYMKFLFVREPFERLVSAYRNKFTQKYNTSFHKRYGTKIIKRQRKNATQEALRKGDDVKFEEFVAYLIDPHTQREEPFNEHWQTVYSLCHPCHIHYDLVGKYETLEEDSNYVLQLAGVGSYLKFPTYAKSTRTTDEMTTEFFQNISSEHQTQLYEVYKLDFLMFNYSVPSYLKLE
- the CHST11 gene encoding carbohydrate sulfotransferase 11 isoform X1, which translates into the protein MKPALLEVMRMNRICRMVLATCLGSFILVIFYFQSMLHPVMRRNPFGVDICCRKGSRSPLQELYNPTQRSLERVSPPWLELSNTAVLHQMRRDQVTDTCRANSAVSRKRRVLTPNDLKHLVVDEDHELIYCYVPKVACTNWKRLMMVLTGRGKYSDPMEIPANEAHVSANLKTLNQYSIPEINHRLKSYMKFLFVREPFERLVSAYRNKFTQKYNTSFHKRYGTKIIKRQRKNATQEALRKGDDVKFEEFVAYLIDPHTQREEPFNEHWQTVYSLCHPCHIHYDLVGKYETLEEDSNYVLQLAGVGSYLKFPTYAKSTRTTDEMTTEFFQNISSEHQTQLYEVYKLDFLMFNYSVPSYLKLE
- the CHST11 gene encoding carbohydrate sulfotransferase 11 isoform X4; amino-acid sequence: MKPALLEVMRMNRICRMVLATCLGSFILVIFYFQIMRRNPFGVDICCRKGSRSPLQELYNPTQLELSNTAVLHQMRRDQVTDTCRANSAVSRKRRVLTPNDLKHLVVDEDHELIYCYVPKVACTNWKRLMMVLTGRGKYSDPMEIPANEAHVSANLKTLNQYSIPEINHRLKSYMKFLFVREPFERLVSAYRNKFTQKYNTSFHKRYGTKIIKRQRKNATQEALRKGDDVKFEEFVAYLIDPHTQREEPFNEHWQTVYSLCHPCHIHYDLVGKYETLEEDSNYVLQLAGVGSYLKFPTYAKSTRTTDEMTTEFFQNISSEHQTQLYEVYKLDFLMFNYSVPSYLKLE
- the CHST11 gene encoding carbohydrate sulfotransferase 11 isoform X3, with the protein product MKPALLEVMRMNRICRMVLATCLGSFILVIFYFQSMLHPVMRRNPFGVDICCRKGSRSPLQELYNPTQLELSNTAVLHQMRRDQVTDTCRANSAVSRKRRVLTPNDLKHLVVDEDHELIYCYVPKVACTNWKRLMMVLTGRGKYSDPMEIPANEAHVSANLKTLNQYSIPEINHRLKSYMKFLFVREPFERLVSAYRNKFTQKYNTSFHKRYGTKIIKRQRKNATQEALRKGDDVKFEEFVAYLIDPHTQREEPFNEHWQTVYSLCHPCHIHYDLVGKYETLEEDSNYVLQLAGVGSYLKFPTYAKSTRTTDEMTTEFFQNISSEHQTQLYEVYKLDFLMFNYSVPSYLKLE